The proteins below are encoded in one region of Flavobacterium nackdongense:
- a CDS encoding DMT family transporter, whose amino-acid sequence MQKSNIKSYLNLHLIVFIWGFTAILGALISIQADALVWYRMLLAAVFLFLFILFKKGSFRIHIKEFVKLILVGFLIAVHWIFFFEAIHLSNVSITLAVFSLGAFITSILEPIFYGRKMLWYEVLFGLIIISALAMILQVEINYFTGILYALLSIVIGVLFTLMNGKLIEKHEPSVITFYEFLAGVFFITIYFLFQNKFNFDFFVLSGSDWMYLLILSSVCTAYAFTASVKVMRILSPYTVMLTTSLEPVYGIVLAYFIIGGKEKMSIEFYIGAVLIVITVILNGILKHYLSKKN is encoded by the coding sequence ATGCAAAAGAGTAATATAAAAAGCTATTTAAATCTTCATCTCATTGTTTTTATTTGGGGATTTACCGCCATTTTGGGAGCCTTGATTTCCATTCAGGCAGACGCGCTAGTTTGGTATCGAATGCTGTTGGCGGCCGTTTTTTTATTTCTTTTTATTCTTTTCAAAAAAGGGTCTTTCCGAATTCATATCAAAGAATTTGTCAAATTAATTTTGGTCGGATTCCTGATTGCGGTGCATTGGATCTTTTTTTTCGAAGCCATACACCTTTCTAATGTGTCGATTACATTAGCAGTGTTTTCTTTAGGAGCTTTTATAACCTCTATTTTGGAACCCATCTTTTATGGTAGAAAAATGCTGTGGTACGAGGTTTTATTTGGTCTTATCATTATCAGTGCTCTCGCTATGATTTTGCAAGTAGAAATCAATTATTTCACGGGGATTCTCTATGCCTTACTTTCGATAGTAATTGGGGTTTTATTTACACTGATGAACGGCAAATTAATCGAAAAACACGAGCCTTCGGTGATTACTTTTTACGAATTCCTTGCGGGTGTTTTTTTTATTACAATTTACTTTCTATTCCAAAATAAATTCAACTTTGATTTCTTTGTATTATCGGGTAGTGATTGGATGTACCTACTTATTTTATCGTCAGTTTGTACGGCTTATGCTTTTACAGCTTCTGTGAAAGTGATGCGAATTCTATCGCCTTACACGGTGATGCTCACCACTAGTTTAGAGCCGGTATACGGCATTGTTTTGGCGTATTTTATTATCGGTGGAAAGGAAAAAATGAGTATTGAGTTTTATATTGGCGCCGTTTTGATCGTAATTACCGTTATTCTCAACGGAATTCTGAAGCATTATCTTTCCAAAAAAAATTAA
- a CDS encoding alpha/beta hydrolase, with protein sequence MIQRLALFLFVFIATDQILAQANTASKQVTTFSIEAPQLNCTKKIWLYLPKNYQNSKKKYPVIYMHDAQNLFDAKTSFVGEWNVDEKLDSLNAQVIVVGIEHGNEKRMDELTPYKNAKYGGGNADQYLDFIVKTLKPAIDSKYRTKTNTKNTGIMGSSLGGLVSYYAILKYPEVFGKAGIFSPSFWFNRKEIMELTEKTTKIKTKIYFLCGDNEGDADMVLDLNKIDDLVSEKRCECKNLTKKQIVKGGQHNEKLWRDGFANAYIWLF encoded by the coding sequence ATGATTCAGCGATTGGCACTATTCCTTTTTGTTTTTATTGCGACAGACCAAATTTTAGCCCAAGCAAATACCGCTTCAAAACAAGTTACAACTTTCAGTATTGAGGCACCACAATTGAATTGTACCAAGAAAATTTGGCTGTATTTACCCAAAAATTATCAAAACAGCAAAAAGAAATATCCTGTAATTTACATGCATGACGCCCAAAATCTTTTCGATGCCAAGACCTCTTTTGTTGGTGAATGGAATGTGGATGAAAAACTCGATAGCCTCAATGCTCAGGTGATTGTCGTAGGTATCGAACACGGAAACGAGAAACGAATGGACGAACTTACACCCTATAAAAATGCTAAATATGGCGGAGGAAATGCCGATCAATACCTTGATTTCATTGTAAAAACACTTAAACCAGCAATTGATTCCAAATACAGAACAAAAACCAACACCAAAAACACAGGCATTATGGGGAGTTCGCTCGGCGGATTGGTTTCTTATTATGCCATTCTGAAATATCCAGAAGTATTCGGAAAGGCAGGAATTTTTTCGCCCTCTTTTTGGTTTAACCGCAAGGAAATAATGGAATTGACCGAAAAAACTACAAAGATAAAAACGAAAATATATTTCCTTTGCGGGGACAATGAAGGTGATGCCGATATGGTTTTGGACCTCAACAAAATTGATGATTTAGTATCGGAAAAAAGGTGCGAATGCAAAAATTTGACCAAAAAGCAAATTGTAAAAGGCGGACAGCATAACGAAAAATTATGGCGAGATGGATTTGCAAATGCTTATATTTGGTTGTTTTAA
- a CDS encoding helix-turn-helix domain-containing protein gives MSFFLMLQWVTPESDEADILALLIDEFENRNYPIAAPNPIEAIKIRISEMKLKQTDLVDAMAGKSRVSEI, from the coding sequence TTGAGCTTCTTTTTGATGCTCCAATGGGTGACGCCTGAAAGTGATGAGGCAGATATTCTTGCGCTATTAATTGATGAATTTGAAAATAGAAATTATCCCATTGCTGCACCGAATCCTATTGAAGCTATAAAAATAAGAATATCAGAAATGAAACTTAAACAAACTGACTTAGTTGATGCCATGGCTGGAAAAAGCAGAGTTTCCGAAATTTAA
- a CDS encoding DUF1456 family protein → MTNNDILKKLRVALMLRDDQIVDILELVDFRISKSELSAFFRAEDHPNYVECGDQILRNFLNGLVIHLRGTKENPKNPNEVLAKHKAQIPAKEGASERKEFKAKPIDQEKARGDQSPAKTKPSAKKKPFKKPAPKVQVVEKVKFNFGKNKKS, encoded by the coding sequence ATGACCAATAACGATATCCTCAAAAAATTGCGTGTCGCACTGATGTTGCGCGATGACCAAATAGTTGACATTTTAGAACTTGTTGATTTTAGAATTTCTAAATCAGAATTGAGTGCGTTTTTTCGTGCCGAAGACCATCCTAATTATGTAGAATGTGGCGATCAAATACTGCGTAATTTCCTCAACGGATTGGTGATTCATTTGCGAGGTACAAAAGAAAATCCAAAGAATCCGAATGAGGTTTTAGCCAAACATAAAGCTCAAATACCAGCAAAAGAGGGTGCTTCAGAGCGCAAGGAGTTCAAAGCGAAACCAATAGATCAGGAAAAAGCCAGAGGCGATCAAAGTCCTGCTAAAACGAAACCATCAGCCAAAAAGAAACCTTTCAAAAAACCTGCTCCAAAAGTGCAAGTCGTAGAGAAGGTAAAATTCAATTTTGGGAAAAACAAGAAATCCTGA
- the tgt gene encoding tRNA guanosine(34) transglycosylase Tgt: protein MKFDLVQKDPHTKARAGSITTDHGVIETPIFMPVGTVASVKGVHQRELKEEINPDIILGNTYHLYLRPQTEILEKAGGLHKFMNWDRNILTDSGGYQVYSLSANRKIKEEGVKFKSHIDGSYHVFTPENVMEIQRTIGADIIMAFDECTPYPCDYRYAQRSMHMTHRWLDRCINHLEKVPTKYGYDQTFFPIVQGSTYKDLRRQSAEYIANAGQQGNAIGGLSVGEPAEEMYAMTEVVCEILPEDKPRYLMGVGTPINILENIALGIDMFDCVMPTRNARNGMLFTANGTINIKNKKWEDDFSPVDEMGHTFVDTEYTKAYLRHLFAANEYLGKQIATIHNLGFYMWLVREARKHILAGDFRTWKEMMVRNMSQRL from the coding sequence ATGAAATTTGATTTAGTACAAAAAGATCCACATACCAAAGCCAGAGCAGGAAGCATTACTACTGACCATGGCGTGATCGAAACCCCAATTTTTATGCCTGTCGGCACCGTTGCTTCGGTAAAAGGAGTACACCAACGCGAACTGAAAGAAGAAATTAACCCAGATATTATTCTTGGGAACACCTACCATTTATATTTACGACCACAGACCGAAATCCTTGAAAAAGCTGGTGGTTTGCACAAATTTATGAATTGGGATCGCAATATTTTGACCGATTCTGGTGGGTATCAGGTATATTCGCTTTCGGCCAACCGAAAAATAAAGGAGGAAGGCGTAAAATTCAAATCGCATATCGACGGTTCGTATCATGTTTTCACGCCCGAAAATGTGATGGAAATTCAACGTACCATTGGCGCTGATATTATTATGGCTTTCGATGAATGTACGCCCTATCCTTGTGATTACCGCTACGCGCAACGTTCGATGCACATGACACATCGATGGTTGGATCGTTGTATTAATCATTTGGAAAAAGTGCCAACAAAATATGGATACGACCAGACTTTTTTCCCGATAGTTCAAGGGAGTACGTATAAGGATTTGCGTCGACAATCTGCGGAATACATTGCCAATGCTGGACAACAAGGAAACGCCATCGGTGGACTTTCGGTGGGAGAACCTGCCGAGGAAATGTACGCCATGACCGAAGTGGTTTGCGAAATTCTACCCGAAGACAAACCAAGATATTTGATGGGAGTGGGAACTCCAATCAATATTTTAGAGAATATTGCACTTGGAATTGATATGTTCGATTGCGTGATGCCCACTCGAAATGCTCGAAACGGGATGTTGTTTACCGCCAACGGAACTATCAATATCAAAAACAAAAAGTGGGAAGACGATTTTTCGCCGGTAGATGAAATGGGGCATACTTTTGTAGATACCGAATATACCAAAGCTTATTTGCGTCACCTGTTTGCAGCCAATGAATATCTTGGAAAGCAAATTGCCACGATACACAACCTTGGTTTTTATATGTGGTTGGTTCGAGAAGCCAGAAAACATATCTTAGCCGGCGACTTCAGAACTTGGAAAGAAATGATGGTGCGAAATATGAGCCAGAGATTATAA
- a CDS encoding D-alanyl-D-alanine carboxypeptidase: MKYTLLYILLLLLSVNAFSQKIPHRKIKKLIEKSEILQEHFTGFALFDQDKDQMIFEQNGTKNFVPASNTKMYTLYTALNMLGDSIPALKYSTKGDSLIFWGTGDPTLTYSSFKSTKVLDFLKASNKKLFLVSNNYKGNFYGYGWNYDDYLEDFQPELTAFPVDGNTAKVYKNEAGGITVNPPFLQSFFKVDPNFSDDYFLIHRDFYSNQFSFPAKIDKTGYLQEIPFKTSPELTISLLEEKINKDISLIDIPLPKDFKIIYSEKTDDVLRKMMLVSDNFIAEQLLLVCSSTMANDLSTQTIIEYSKANFMKEFANDISWVDGSGLSRYNLFTPNTSISLLKKISAKINDEERLHSLFPAGGVSGTLKRAYKTDNDKPFVWAKTGTLTNVYNQSGYIITRKGKKLIYSFMNNNFTRTTDEIRTEMARIITAIHNKY; this comes from the coding sequence ATGAAATACACGCTATTATATATCTTATTATTGCTTTTGTCGGTCAATGCATTTTCTCAAAAAATTCCGCATCGAAAAATCAAAAAATTGATCGAAAAATCCGAAATTCTTCAGGAACATTTTACCGGTTTTGCGCTTTTTGATCAAGATAAAGACCAAATGATTTTTGAACAAAACGGAACTAAAAACTTTGTCCCGGCATCGAATACCAAAATGTACACATTGTATACGGCTCTAAATATGCTAGGCGATTCGATTCCCGCTCTAAAATACAGCACCAAAGGTGATTCCTTGATTTTTTGGGGAACCGGCGACCCAACTTTGACGTACTCTAGTTTCAAATCGACAAAGGTGTTGGATTTTTTGAAGGCTTCAAACAAAAAACTGTTCTTAGTTTCTAACAATTACAAAGGTAATTTTTATGGCTACGGTTGGAATTATGATGATTATTTAGAAGATTTTCAACCCGAGTTGACCGCTTTTCCGGTGGATGGAAATACAGCCAAAGTCTACAAAAATGAAGCTGGTGGCATCACCGTAAATCCTCCTTTTTTGCAATCTTTTTTCAAAGTGGATCCTAATTTTAGTGATGACTATTTCCTGATTCATCGCGATTTTTATTCCAATCAATTTAGCTTTCCTGCTAAAATTGATAAAACAGGTTACCTTCAAGAAATTCCATTCAAGACCAGTCCTGAACTGACCATTTCGCTTCTCGAAGAAAAAATTAACAAAGATATTAGCCTCATCGACATTCCATTGCCAAAAGATTTCAAAATAATTTACAGCGAAAAAACAGACGATGTATTAAGAAAAATGATGTTGGTCAGCGACAATTTTATAGCCGAACAATTGCTACTGGTCTGTTCGTCGACGATGGCAAATGATTTGTCTACCCAAACGATAATCGAATACAGTAAAGCCAATTTTATGAAAGAATTTGCCAACGACATTTCTTGGGTGGATGGTTCTGGCTTATCACGTTATAATTTATTCACGCCTAACACCTCGATTAGTTTGTTGAAAAAAATTAGTGCCAAAATCAATGATGAGGAACGACTGCACAGTTTATTTCCAGCTGGCGGTGTTTCGGGAACTTTAAAAAGAGCTTATAAAACAGATAATGACAAGCCATTTGTTTGGGCAAAAACAGGTACACTTACAAATGTTTACAACCAAAGTGGTTACATTATCACTCGAAAAGGCAAGAAATTAATCTATTCGTTTATGAACAACAACTTTACCAGAACAACGGATGAAATTAGAACTGAAATGGCGCGAATCATTACTGCAATCCATAATAAATACTAG
- a CDS encoding acetyl-CoA carboxylase carboxyltransferase subunit alpha has translation MEYLDFELPIKELEDQLDKCQIIGQESEVDVSNTCKQINKKLEETKRKIYKNLTAWQRVQLSRHPNRPYTLDHIKALCGDTFLELHGDRGFKDDKAMIGGLGKIDGQSFMIIGQQKGFNTKTRQYRNFGMANPEGYRKALRLMKMAEKFGIPVLSFVDTPGAFPGIEAEERGQGEAIARNIFEMIRLKVPIIVVIVGEGASGGALGIGVGDRVYMMENTWYSVISPESCSSILWKSWDYKEQAAEALKLTSSDMKKQKLVDDIIPEPLGGAHFDRDTAFKTVEQYIMKGFNELKDLSTEELVAQRMDKYSKMGEFKE, from the coding sequence ATGGAATATTTAGATTTTGAACTTCCAATAAAAGAACTTGAAGACCAGTTGGATAAGTGCCAAATTATTGGACAAGAATCTGAGGTTGATGTGTCGAATACGTGTAAACAAATCAACAAAAAACTCGAAGAAACGAAAAGAAAAATATACAAAAATCTAACCGCTTGGCAACGAGTTCAATTGTCAAGACATCCGAACAGACCCTACACTTTAGATCATATAAAAGCACTTTGTGGCGATACTTTTTTAGAACTTCACGGCGACAGAGGTTTCAAAGATGACAAGGCGATGATTGGTGGCTTAGGAAAGATAGATGGGCAATCCTTTATGATTATTGGTCAACAAAAAGGTTTCAATACTAAAACCCGTCAATACCGAAATTTTGGAATGGCAAACCCTGAAGGGTATAGAAAAGCCTTGAGATTGATGAAAATGGCCGAAAAATTCGGAATTCCGGTACTTTCTTTTGTTGATACTCCAGGGGCTTTTCCGGGTATCGAAGCCGAAGAACGCGGACAAGGAGAAGCTATCGCAAGAAATATTTTCGAAATGATTCGATTGAAAGTGCCAATTATTGTGGTTATCGTTGGCGAAGGTGCTTCAGGTGGTGCATTAGGAATTGGCGTGGGAGATCGAGTATATATGATGGAAAATACTTGGTATTCTGTAATTTCTCCAGAATCTTGTTCTTCGATTTTATGGAAAAGTTGGGATTACAAAGAACAAGCTGCAGAAGCACTGAAATTGACATCTTCAGACATGAAAAAACAAAAATTAGTCGACGATATTATTCCAGAACCTCTTGGTGGTGCTCATTTCGACAGAGATACAGCTTTCAAAACAGTTGAGCAATATATCATGAAAGGCTTTAATGAATTGAAAGACTTATCAACAGAAGAATTAGTAGCCCAAAGGATGGATAAATACAGTAAAATGGGAGAGTTTAAAGAGTAA
- a CDS encoding tellurite resistance TerB family protein, with the protein MQTNEEKISLLLEMIAFATIDGNLHPKEYAFLAIVAKELNISTEVFKDLFHQELPLLVIKSEYERFHQFYRLALLMHSDGVIHSKEEIAIIQIGIDMGLNPVVTNRMLKMMKMHSSPIIEADVLLEIFKEQHN; encoded by the coding sequence ATGCAAACAAACGAAGAAAAAATAAGTTTACTTTTAGAAATGATCGCTTTTGCCACAATAGATGGTAATTTGCATCCAAAGGAATATGCTTTTTTGGCCATCGTTGCCAAAGAGTTGAACATTAGTACGGAAGTTTTCAAGGATTTGTTTCATCAGGAATTACCACTTCTTGTTATTAAATCGGAATACGAGCGTTTTCATCAATTTTACCGTTTGGCCTTATTAATGCATTCGGACGGGGTCATTCATAGCAAGGAAGAAATTGCCATTATCCAAATTGGAATTGATATGGGATTGAATCCTGTTGTGACCAACCGGATGCTCAAAATGATGAAAATGCATTCCAGCCCCATTATTGAAGCCGATGTTTTATTGGAAATTTTCAAAGAGCAGCACAACTGA
- a CDS encoding LptF/LptG family permease, whose protein sequence is MLTIIDKYILKKYLTTFGVMLGLFAPIGIVIDVSEKINKMIENKIPVVDILIYYYHFTIYFTNLLFPIFLFLSVIWFTSKLANDTEIIAILSSGISFTRFLRPFIIGASIVSIIILLMGFFIVPKSSEGFNNFRYTYLRGDGKQAMRGESTDVFRQISNDEFIYVNSFDVASKTAYNFTYEKFTKDKLAYKISASRIQWNPKTKRYTLYDYVKRTVGGLDDKIEKLDKKEAKFNFDLEDLTPVVYIAETLSLVKLNRFIEKEKKRGSSNVNVYLVVLYKKYSIPVSAFILTIIAVSVSSMKRRGGMGLSLAIGIAVAFSFVFFDKIFGTLAEKSSFPPLLAVWFPNIIFGILAIILLRNAKE, encoded by the coding sequence ATGTTAACAATAATAGACAAATACATCCTTAAAAAATACTTGACCACTTTTGGGGTGATGTTGGGATTATTTGCCCCTATTGGAATTGTAATTGATGTTTCAGAAAAGATCAATAAAATGATCGAAAACAAAATTCCTGTTGTGGATATTTTGATTTATTACTATCATTTTACAATCTATTTTACCAATTTATTATTTCCCATATTTTTGTTTTTATCGGTAATTTGGTTTACTTCAAAATTAGCCAATGATACTGAAATTATTGCGATACTCAGTTCTGGAATTTCGTTTACTCGTTTTCTACGACCCTTTATCATCGGCGCTTCCATCGTTTCGATAATTATCTTGTTAATGGGCTTTTTTATTGTTCCCAAGTCCAGTGAAGGGTTCAATAATTTTAGGTACACCTATCTCCGCGGCGACGGCAAGCAGGCGATGCGAGGCGAAAGCACGGATGTGTTTAGACAAATTAGTAATGATGAATTTATCTACGTCAATAGTTTTGATGTGGCTTCTAAAACGGCCTATAATTTTACTTATGAAAAATTTACCAAAGACAAATTAGCCTACAAAATATCGGCCTCAAGGATACAATGGAACCCCAAAACCAAGCGATACACCCTTTATGATTATGTCAAAAGAACAGTAGGCGGATTGGATGATAAAATTGAAAAGTTAGATAAAAAAGAAGCCAAATTCAATTTTGATTTAGAGGATTTAACGCCTGTGGTGTATATCGCTGAAACCCTAAGTTTGGTGAAATTAAACCGATTTATCGAAAAAGAGAAAAAGCGTGGCTCCTCCAATGTTAATGTGTATTTGGTGGTTTTGTATAAAAAATACAGTATTCCAGTTTCTGCATTTATTTTGACCATCATTGCCGTTTCGGTTTCCTCAATGAAACGACGCGGCGGTATGGGATTGAGTCTTGCCATTGGCATTGCAGTGGCCTTTTCGTTTGTGTTTTTTGACAAAATTTTTGGCACTTTGGCCGAAAAATCAAGTTTTCCTCCCTTATTAGCAGTTTGGTTTCCCAATATCATTTTCGGGATTTTAGCCATTATATTATTACGGAATGCAAAAGAGTAA